GACGAAGGCGCCCCCAAGCTCGCTCGCCCCGACGGGGAGCGGCGTCACCGGCGTCCAGCCGGACAGGTCACCAGTCGCCGGATCGGCCGTGGCGATGAGCACGTCTGTCAAGGACTTGTCATCCCAGCCGCCCGCGATGACGATGCGGGTTCCGTGCGCGGCCACGGCCGCCGTGCTCACGTACTTCGGGAGCGGCGTGGTGAGCTTCCACGAACCGAGCGTGCCGTCCTGCCCGATCGGCGCGAAGATCACCGCCGCGCGCGCGATCGGCGCGTCCCAGTCGGCGCCGACGACGTAGAGGAAATTCCCCATGACGACCGCGCGCGGCCAGTAGTTGGTGGCGGGGAGAGGCGTCGTCGCCGTCCACGCGCCGAGGACGCCGTTCTCGCCGCGCCGCGCCATGAACACGGAGTCCTGATGCTGGCCGTCCTTGTTCTTGCCGCCGACGACGTACGCGAAGCCCGCGCTCGCGGCGCACCCATGGAGCTGACGCTCCACCGGCAACGACGTCGCGTCCTTCCACTCGAGCGGCGAGCCGCGCCGCGCGGCGCGCACTTTCGCGGTGGGAACGCCATCGCTCACGCCACCCGTGACGAGGAGGGTATCGCCCATCGCCGCGGCGCACGCGTTGTATTGATCGGGGTGCGTCGCCTCGATCGTGAGCGAGCCGACGCCGTCGTCGGTGCGCTTCGAGCTCACGACCTGCGCCGGGTCCAGGACGAAGAACGTGTCGCCCACGGCGGCGAGGCGCGTGTACAGCTTGGCTGGCCTCGGGAGCGTCGGGCCCGGCCGCCACGGACCGAGACCGCCGTCGGCATGGAGGACGGCGCTGTAGACCGTGTCGAGGTCCTTGTCGCCGATCGAGTCGTAGCCGCCCGCGACGACGAGCGTGGGCGGCGCGGGCGGTGTCGCCGGCCCGGCCTCGGCGTCCACCGCGTCGCCGTCGCCGCCGTCGGCGATCGGCCCGCCCGGGTCGGGCGCGTCGCCGGTCGCGTCGGGAGGACCGGCATCGGCGCCGGAGCCGCCGGTGAAGCCGTCGAGGTCCGTGAGGAGACCGCAAGCGGCGAGGGCGAAGGCGCCGAGGACGAGAGGGAGGAGACGGCTCATGCTTTCAATCCTCCAAGCTGCGCGACGAGCTCGCGGCAGAAGGCGCGGACGCGCTCGAAGCCGGCCGTCTTCTGGAGCGACACCTCATCCATGTAGAGCCGGCGCGCGAGCTCCACCTGGACGACGTGGACGTCGGCCGACGGCCGGCCGTAGTACGCCGTCGTGTAGCCGCCCTGGTAGGGATCGTCGTGCGCGACGGAGAAGCCCGACGCCCGCGCGTGGCGGTCGACCACCTCGATGAAAGAGGGGGCGGCGCTCGTGCGTCCGCGCGTGCCGGGGACGACGTCGGCGCGGGCGGTCGGCGCGTCGCCGTTCGGCCCGCGGCCCATGCTCGGCATCGAGTGCGCCGCGACGACGACGGCGTGGCCGAAGCGGGCGCGCTTGCGATCGATGAGATCGGCGAGCGTCCGGTGGTAGGGCCGGTAGTACGCCTCGAGGCGCCGATCGAGCTCGCGGCGCGAGAGCGGGGCGTCGAGGACGCGGAAGCCCTCGCTCGTGAGGCGCCACACGATGCCGCGCGTCGCGCGCGCGTTGGCCGGCGCGCCCTCGACCGACTCGGAGTCGACGTCCTTCTCGCTCCGGTTGAGGTCGACGAGGTAGCGCGAGGTGCGCGCGACGAGCGTGGTCGCGCCGCGGGTGGGGGCGTCTTGGTAGAGCTCGTCGACCCAGAGGTCGGCGTCGCGCCCGATCGAGCGGGCGGGGGCGGCGAGCGTGGCGAGGGCGACGCCGTCGAGCGTGAGTCCCGCGTGCGGGATCTCGACGATGACGGGAGTCTCCTCCACGGTCGGTTCGATGACTTCGAACGGCGTCTTCACGCTGATGATGACGCTATCACTGCTGCGGGTCAGGCGCGCGGGTGCGCGCGTTCGAAGGCGGCGCGGACGTGATCTTGCGCCACGCGCGTGTAGATCTCGGTCGTCCCGAGGTCGGCGTGCCCGAGCATCGCCTGCACCGCGCGGAGGTCGGCGCCTCCGCGGAGGAGGTGGGTCGCGAAGGAGTGACGGAGCTTGTGCGGGGAGATCGGCGTGACGATCCCGCACGCGCGGGCGTACGCCTTGAGGAGCTTCCAGAGGCCTTGCCGGGTGAGGCGCGTCCCCCGCGGCGAGAGGAAGAGGTGTTTGTCCTTCGTCGCGCCCTTGTTGAGCGGGCGAACGAGCTCGAGGTACCGCTCGATGCGCTCGAGCGCCACCTGGCCCACCGGCACCACGCGCCGCTTGCCGCCCTTGCCCAGCGGCGAGACGGTGCCGACGCGCCGATCGAGCTCGCCGAGGGCGAGGCCGCACAGCTCCGAGACGCGGAGGCCGGAGGCGTACATGAGGTGGATCATCGCGCTGTCGCGGATCCCCTTCGGGCTGTCGTTCGGTGGCGCGGCGAGGAGGCGGTCGACCTCGTCGTACGAGAGCACGCGCGGGAGCTTCCGCCCGAGCTTCGGCCGCTCGACGAGCTCGCTCGGATCGGCCGCGATCGCCTTCTCGCGGACGAGGAACTTGAAGAAGCCGCGCACCGCGGAGAGCTGCCGCGCGCTCGAGCGCGCCGATTTCCCGCGCCGGCTGGCGGCGAGGACGAAGTCGAGCACCTGCGCCGGATCGATCGCCTTCGGGTCGCCCTCGCCGTCGACGTGCTTCGCGAGCTCGCCGAGGTCGCGCGCGTAGGCCTCCAGCGTGTTCCGCGCGAGCGCGCGCTCGACCCGGAGGTGGTCGAGGTACGCGTCGATCCACGAGAGGACGTCCACGCGCTCAGCTTACCGTCGCGCCCCGCATCGCGCGAAGAAGCGGCGCCGGATCGTCGAGCCGCATCAAGGCCTCTCCGATGAGCGCCGCGTCGACCCCGCTCCGCGCCACCGCCGCCACGCCGGCGGCGTCCTTCAGGCCGGAGAGGTGCAGCTTGATGCATTTTGCAGGTATCTGGGCGAGCACGCGCTCGGCGCGCGCGGCGTCCATCTGCAGCGTGTCGAGGTCGCGCGCGTTGACGCCGATCACGGTCGCGTCCGCCGCGAGCGCGGCGGCGAGCTCGGGCTCGTCGACGATCTCGACGAGCGGCTCGAGCCCGCGCGCGCGGGCGTGGCGGACGAGCGCGGCGAGGCGCGGCGGCGAGACGATGCGCACGATCAAGAGCACCGCGTCCGCGCCGCACGCCGCGGCCTCGTCGATCTGCCGCTCGTCGAGGACGAACTCCTTCGCGAGGACGAGCGCGTCCGGCGCGGCGGCGCGCGTCTCGGCGACGAAAGGCCACCCGCCGTCGAAGAACTTCGCGTCGGCGAGGACGGAGATCATCGCCGCGCCGCCGGCGGCGTAGACGCGCGCGCGCGCGGCGACGGTGAGGGCGGTGGAGAGCGCGCCGGCGCTCGGGCTCCGCCGCTTGATCTCGGTGACGAGCCGCAGCGGCTCGCCGGGCGCACGCCGCAGGCGCGCGAGCACCTCCGCGCCGCGCGGCTCCGCGCGGGCTCGCGGCTCGCGCGCGCGCAGCTCCGCGATCTCGACGGCCTTCTGCGCGAGGATCGCCTCGAGCACGCCGCTCATGGGCTCCGGACCGCGGCTCGCCACGCCTCGAGCTTCTCGCGCGCGCGGCCCTCGTGGATCGCGGTGCGCGCCTCGTCCGTCGCGTCGCGCGGCTTCGCGCCGGTCGCGACGACGAGGGCCGCCGCCGCGTTGAGGACGACCGCGCCGGCGGCCGGGTGCGCCGCGCCGGAGAGGATCGCCTCGAGCGCCTTCGCGTTCTCGGCCGCGTCGCCGCCGCCGAGGGCGCGGAGATCGACCGGCTCGACGCCGAAGTCCGCCGGCGTGACGACGCGCTCCTCGACCGCTCCGCCGTCGAGGACGCTCACGCGCGTCGGGGCGGCGGGGGAGACCTCGTCGAGGCCGTCCTCGCTCCGCACCGCCCACGCGCGCGTGACGCCGAGGCGGCCGAGC
This sequence is a window from Labilithrix sp.. Protein-coding genes within it:
- a CDS encoding N-formylglutamate amidohydrolase; protein product: MPHAGLTLDGVALATLAAPARSIGRDADLWVDELYQDAPTRGATTLVARTSRYLVDLNRSEKDVDSESVEGAPANARATRGIVWRLTSEGFRVLDAPLSRRELDRRLEAYYRPYHRTLADLIDRKRARFGHAVVVAAHSMPSMGRGPNGDAPTARADVVPGTRGRTSAAPSFIEVVDRHARASGFSVAHDDPYQGGYTTAYYGRPSADVHVVQVELARRLYMDEVSLQKTAGFERVRAFCRELVAQLGGLKA
- the xerD gene encoding site-specific tyrosine recombinase XerD; translated protein: MDVLSWIDAYLDHLRVERALARNTLEAYARDLGELAKHVDGEGDPKAIDPAQVLDFVLAASRRGKSARSSARQLSAVRGFFKFLVREKAIAADPSELVERPKLGRKLPRVLSYDEVDRLLAAPPNDSPKGIRDSAMIHLMYASGLRVSELCGLALGELDRRVGTVSPLGKGGKRRVVPVGQVALERIERYLELVRPLNKGATKDKHLFLSPRGTRLTRQGLWKLLKAYARACGIVTPISPHKLRHSFATHLLRGGADLRAVQAMLGHADLGTTEIYTRVAQDHVRAAFERAHPRA
- a CDS encoding indole-3-glycerol-phosphate synthase, with the protein product MSGVLEAILAQKAVEIAELRAREPRARAEPRGAEVLARLRRAPGEPLRLVTEIKRRSPSAGALSTALTVAARARVYAAGGAAMISVLADAKFFDGGWPFVAETRAAAPDALVLAKEFVLDERQIDEAAACGADAVLLIVRIVSPPRLAALVRHARARGLEPLVEIVDEPELAAALAADATVIGVNARDLDTLQMDAARAERVLAQIPAKCIKLHLSGLKDAAGVAAVARSGVDAALIGEALMRLDDPAPLLRAMRGATVS